Genomic DNA from Hordeum vulgare subsp. vulgare chromosome 2H, MorexV3_pseudomolecules_assembly, whole genome shotgun sequence:
ccaaaaaaaaagcAAAAGATATGTTCTTCTTCTTTGCCTCGGCCCCTCTTCAGTGTCGATCtcttcttctcatcttgttgCTTTCCTGTCCACATTCTATCTTTTCCAGGGTAGTTGGATCATTAGCTAGGCTAGCTCCCATCATATAGCAATCAGGCGGCATGAAGGTGGTTGCTGTATTGTATTGAGGAGGATCATGCATCAGGGCAGCCTGTCTTTTTTTCATCGTTTTTACAATAACTCAGTGGGCCTACAATTTGGACATATaacaacattttttttaaaaagggaCGTGTAACAACATCGCTCATTTCTTTTTTCTCCGTGCACCTAGTTGCCAAAAATCCCTGTCCATCTTCCCTTTTTCATTGGAGGGAGCTTGTCTATATATACGATGAAGCAACGCATCTCCATTGAAGCATGCATCTACGTAGTAGCTGGCATATATATCCCACACTACGTACCCATAACAATGCCAATTCTATTCTTGCAAGAGCTACCCATCTACACACTACTCCTGCTGCTTGTTCCTCCTCTGTACTACTTGTACACCAGGGCTAGTTGCACATCAGCAGAGCTTCCCACAAACTGGCCAATACTACACATGTTCCCTTCCCTCGTGGCCAACCGCCACAACATGCATGACTATTGCACCCGGGTCCTCGCAGGATCCGGGCGCAACTTCAGGGCGCACGGCCCACCCGGGACTGGGATGCGCTTCTTCCTCACGTGCGACCCTGCCAACGTCCGACACATCTTCACGACCAACTACGCCAACTTTCCAAAGGGCGAAGAGTTCGCTGCTATCTTCGACATCATGAGTGGCGGCATCTTCACCATTGACGGTGAGCCAGCTCGTCGGCAACGCGCAAAAATCAAGGGTGTGTTGAGCAGTCCACAGTTCCTGGACAACACTGCTAGTTACTGCCTCCACAAGACAGAGAAGAACCTCCTCCCATTCTTCACCGAAATGGCGAGCGTCGGCACCCCGTTCAATGTCCAGGAAATTATGTCAAGGTTTATGTTTGACCTGGCCGCTACGTCTCTCTTTGGCGTGGACCCCGGCCTCCTATCCTCTGACATGCCTCCGATGGACGCCGCACGGGCCCTGGACACGGTCATGGAGGTAGGATTTTTTAGGCACATAATGCCAACTTCTTGCTGGAAATTGATGAGGCGGCTAAACATCGGCCCCGAGAGAAAGCTCAGCACGGCACACGGAGTTCTACGAAGGTTCGTTGTGGAAATGTTGGACAGGTCGAAGAGCAACAAATGCCATATTGGTAATGAACACTTACATGCGGATATTATGTCTCCCTTCCACAACGACCCTGACTACACCAACGATGAATTGTCTCGTGCATTGATTATCAGCTACTTGGTCGCTGCAAGGGACACAGTTGCAACAACCTTGACATGGATCTTCTACAAGCTTGGCCAAAACCCTAACATCGTGTCAAACATCCGCAATGAACTCTCACCCATTGCATCAAGAAAACTAGCATCTAGTGCAGGtggcattgtgatctttgagcccaCCGAGACCAAATCTCTAGTCTATCTGAGAGCCGTCTTGTACGAGACTCTTAGGTTGTACCCACCAGCAGCTATCGAGCGCAAGACGGTAGCCACCAATGATATCATGCCGAGTGGCCATAAGGTGCATTCTGGCgacaccatctttatttgtatccaaTCCATGGGAAGAATGGAGGGCATGTGGGGTAAAGACTGCCTAGACTATAAACCAGATAGGTGGCTCTCGGAAGATGGCAACAAACTGAGGTACGTACCATCTCACAAGTTCTTGGCCTTTAACTCGGGCCCAAGGCTGTGCCTCGGCAAGGAAATTGCGGTTATGCAGATGAAGACTGTGATCGCTGCAACAGTATGGAACTTTGATGTGCAGGTGCTGGAAGgccagagtatcgaacccaagtcATCTTGCATTCTTGAGATGAAAAATGGGCTCAAAATTAAGCTAAAGAAGCGAGCCATGTAACACTATACTCTCTTTATCTATAATCGTACTTATGC
This window encodes:
- the LOC123429001 gene encoding noroxomaritidine synthase 1-like isoform X2, which encodes MPILFLQELPIYTLLLLLVPPLYYLYTRASCTSAELPTNWPILHMFPSLVANRHNMHDYCTRVLAGSGRNFRAHGPPGTGMRFFLTCDPANVRHIFTTNYANFPKGEEFAAIFDIMSGGIFTIDGEPARRQRAKIKGVLSSPQFLDNTASYCLHKTEKNLLPFFTEMASVGTPFNVQEIMSRFMFDLAATSLFGVDPGLLSSDMPPMDAARALDTVMEVGFFRHIMPTSCWKLMRRLNIGPERKLSTAHGVLRRFVVEMLDRSKSNKCHIGNEHLHADIMSPFHNDPDYTNDELSRALIISYLVAARDTVATTLTWIFYKLGQNPNIVSNIRNELSPIASRKLASSAGGIVIFEPTETKSLVYLRAVLYETLRLYPPAAIERKTVATNDIMPSGHKVHSGDTIFICIQSMGRMEGMWGKDCLDYKPDRWLSEDGNKLRCWKARVSNPSHLAFLR
- the LOC123429001 gene encoding alkane hydroxylase MAH1-like isoform X1, translating into MPILFLQELPIYTLLLLLVPPLYYLYTRASCTSAELPTNWPILHMFPSLVANRHNMHDYCTRVLAGSGRNFRAHGPPGTGMRFFLTCDPANVRHIFTTNYANFPKGEEFAAIFDIMSGGIFTIDGEPARRQRAKIKGVLSSPQFLDNTASYCLHKTEKNLLPFFTEMASVGTPFNVQEIMSRFMFDLAATSLFGVDPGLLSSDMPPMDAARALDTVMEVGFFRHIMPTSCWKLMRRLNIGPERKLSTAHGVLRRFVVEMLDRSKSNKCHIGNEHLHADIMSPFHNDPDYTNDELSRALIISYLVAARDTVATTLTWIFYKLGQNPNIVSNIRNELSPIASRKLASSAGGIVIFEPTETKSLVYLRAVLYETLRLYPPAAIERKTVATNDIMPSGHKVHSGDTIFICIQSMGRMEGMWGKDCLDYKPDRWLSEDGNKLRYVPSHKFLAFNSGPRLCLGKEIAVMQMKTVIAATVWNFDVQVLEGQSIEPKSSCILEMKNGLKIKLKKRAM